A genomic region of Persephonella marina EX-H1 contains the following coding sequences:
- the rsmI gene encoding 16S rRNA (cytidine(1402)-2'-O)-methyltransferase, with amino-acid sequence MGTLYIVATPIGNLKDITYRAVEILKNVDIIACEDTRVTRKLLSHYGITGKKLVSYHEHIEEKASDKIISLLKEGMDIALVSDAGTPCISDPGYRVVKKAWENSINVVPIPGPFAGAAALSASGLPSDRFIFVGFLPQKEKKKKEEIERLKQIGYTFILYESPLRVLKTLKIIEEIIPDSEVVVGKEITKIHERFIRGNIKDVYRYLDQNKDIIKGEFVIICNPVQSEEFNEDYIIEMAEELYKKGKRIKEISKIISEETGFPKNRIYKLLLKKFNT; translated from the coding sequence ATGGGAACACTCTATATCGTTGCAACACCGATAGGTAACCTGAAAGATATCACTTACAGAGCTGTTGAGATATTAAAAAATGTAGATATCATAGCCTGTGAGGATACGAGGGTAACAAGAAAACTTCTCAGCCATTACGGGATAACAGGGAAAAAACTTGTTTCATACCATGAGCATATAGAGGAAAAGGCTTCTGATAAGATTATATCCCTTTTAAAAGAAGGAATGGATATCGCACTTGTCTCAGACGCCGGAACACCGTGTATCTCAGATCCTGGATACAGGGTTGTTAAAAAAGCATGGGAAAACAGTATAAATGTTGTTCCCATCCCCGGTCCTTTTGCTGGAGCAGCAGCATTATCAGCATCAGGACTTCCCTCAGACAGATTTATTTTTGTAGGATTTCTTCCTCAGAAGGAAAAGAAAAAAAAGGAAGAGATAGAGAGATTAAAACAGATAGGGTACACATTTATCCTTTATGAAAGCCCTCTGAGAGTTTTGAAAACATTAAAAATAATTGAGGAGATCATTCCTGACAGTGAGGTTGTTGTTGGGAAGGAGATAACGAAAATCCATGAAAGATTTATAAGAGGAAATATAAAGGATGTTTACCGGTATCTGGATCAGAATAAGGATATTATTAAGGGAGAGTTTGTGATCATCTGTAATCCTGTTCAAAGTGAGGAATTTAACGAGGATTATATAATTGAAATGGCGGAAGAGCTTTACAAAAAAGGTAAAAGGATAAAGGAGATATCAAAAATAATATCCGAGGAAACAGGATTTCCAAAAAACAGGATTTACAAACTTCTATTAAAAAAATTCAATACTTGA
- the leuS gene encoding leucine--tRNA ligase, producing the protein MNREYNFKEIEEKLLKEWEENDLFKTEEKPDKDKFYVLEMFPYPSGRIHMGHVRNYAIGDVVNRYLRMKGKNTLHPMGWDAFGMPAENAAIKSGVHPAKWTYENIDYMKKELKRLGFSYDWNREVTTCSPEYYRWNQWIFLKMYEKGIAYRKSAVVNWCPHDMTVLANEQVIEGRCWRCDTPVVQKEIPSWFLRITDYAEVLLDDLETLKGKWPEAVLTMQKNWIGKSVGATIRFPVENSSQYIEVFTTRPDTVFGVTFMALAPEHPVVLELSKGTDQEEDVKAFVQKYLTMSTKERGIVEEKEGVFTGRYAINPLTGEKIPVWVANYILWGYGTGAIMAVPAHDERDHEFAKKYGIPIKPVIKPLEGEWDYQEKAFEEEGILINSDGFDGLKSSEAKEKITEEIEKRGIGEKTINFRLRDWNISRQRYWGTPIPIIYCNDCGTVPVPEEDLPVLLPENVEFTGMGNPLEQVEEFVKTTCPRCGKPARRETDTMDTFIDSSWYFLRYCDPHNEELPFDKEKADYWMPVDLYIGGIEHAVLHLLYSRFFTKFLMEIGLVDVEEPFSQLLTQGMVLKKWIKIEKLLEILGVDENITLDELKLKVEELKSK; encoded by the coding sequence TTGAACAGAGAGTACAACTTCAAAGAGATAGAGGAGAAGCTTTTAAAAGAGTGGGAAGAAAATGATCTTTTTAAAACAGAGGAAAAACCTGATAAGGATAAATTTTACGTTCTTGAGATGTTCCCTTACCCTTCAGGAAGAATACATATGGGGCATGTAAGGAATTACGCTATAGGTGATGTTGTTAACAGATACCTCAGGATGAAAGGTAAAAACACACTTCACCCTATGGGATGGGATGCATTTGGTATGCCTGCTGAAAATGCTGCAATAAAAAGTGGTGTTCACCCAGCAAAATGGACTTATGAGAATATTGATTATATGAAAAAAGAGCTTAAAAGGCTTGGATTTTCATACGACTGGAACAGAGAGGTAACAACCTGCTCGCCTGAGTATTACAGATGGAACCAGTGGATATTCCTTAAGATGTACGAGAAGGGAATCGCTTACAGAAAGTCTGCTGTAGTTAACTGGTGTCCACACGATATGACTGTTCTTGCAAATGAGCAGGTTATTGAAGGAAGATGCTGGAGATGTGATACACCTGTTGTTCAGAAAGAGATACCTTCATGGTTTTTAAGGATAACAGATTATGCTGAGGTTTTACTTGATGATCTTGAGACACTAAAAGGGAAATGGCCTGAAGCTGTCCTTACAATGCAGAAAAACTGGATAGGAAAGTCTGTTGGTGCAACGATAAGATTTCCTGTGGAGAACTCTTCACAGTATATTGAGGTTTTCACAACGAGACCTGATACAGTTTTTGGTGTTACTTTTATGGCTTTAGCTCCCGAACATCCTGTTGTTTTAGAGCTTTCAAAAGGAACAGATCAGGAAGAGGATGTTAAAGCTTTTGTTCAGAAATATCTAACAATGTCAACAAAGGAAAGAGGCATAGTTGAGGAGAAAGAAGGGGTTTTCACAGGAAGGTATGCGATAAACCCTCTAACAGGAGAGAAAATACCTGTATGGGTTGCTAACTACATTCTCTGGGGATATGGGACAGGTGCGATTATGGCTGTTCCAGCTCACGATGAGAGGGATCACGAGTTTGCAAAAAAATACGGAATTCCAATAAAGCCTGTTATAAAGCCTTTGGAAGGTGAGTGGGACTACCAGGAGAAAGCATTTGAAGAGGAAGGGATTCTTATAAATTCTGATGGCTTTGATGGGCTTAAATCATCTGAGGCAAAGGAAAAGATAACAGAGGAGATTGAAAAGAGAGGTATTGGAGAAAAAACAATAAACTTCAGACTCAGAGACTGGAATATATCAAGACAGAGATACTGGGGTACGCCTATACCTATAATTTACTGTAATGACTGTGGAACTGTTCCTGTTCCTGAAGAAGATCTGCCTGTTTTACTTCCTGAGAATGTTGAGTTTACAGGCATGGGAAATCCCCTTGAACAGGTTGAAGAGTTTGTTAAAACAACCTGTCCAAGATGTGGAAAGCCTGCGAGAAGAGAAACTGATACTATGGACACATTTATAGACAGCTCATGGTATTTCCTGAGATACTGTGATCCTCACAATGAAGAACTACCTTTTGATAAAGAAAAGGCTGACTACTGGATGCCTGTTGATCTGTATATCGGTGGGATAGAGCATGCTGTACTACATCTGCTTTACTCAAGGTTTTTCACGAAGTTTTTAATGGAAATAGGTCTTGTTGATGTTGAAGAGCCGTTCTCCCAGCTTCTCACACAGGGAATGGTTCTGAAAAAGTGGATAAAGATAGAAAAACTCCTTGAGATACTTGGGGTTGATGAAAACATAACGCTGGATGAACTGAAACTGAAGGTGGAAGAACTAAAGAGTAAGTAA
- a CDS encoding AAA family ATPase has translation MEHKERNPFYFGGTVSNEDFCNRERELEELKRDIFSGINILLYSPRRFGKSSLLLRLKEQLENEGIKVILLDLFPVVDEKDFINRYFDETIKTLLSRKEKVIQTLKELTNLNFSVSSTLKPDGSVTFSVSFSSKEKKTVLKEILEIPFLYATKNNANVAVIFDEFQEVENLGLEKEIRTVIQNHGRNVSYVFSGSKKSVLTQIFSNKSRPFYKSVKKFPLKEIPLEEWIPFIQNKFEKTGKKIDEEIIKEVFCICRGFPYYIQHICYVLWEVSKEKVKKEDLDYAINLVLEREEDSFWEEWSNLPPTQKKALKIITYTNGKNIYSKNTLSEFEITASHLKRAIEQLQKKDIITKERNTYQIIDPIMELWIKKNF, from the coding sequence ATGGAACATAAAGAAAGAAATCCTTTTTATTTTGGTGGAACTGTTAGTAACGAAGATTTTTGCAACAGGGAAAGGGAGCTTGAAGAGCTGAAGAGGGATATTTTTTCTGGCATCAACATACTTCTGTATTCTCCACGGAGATTTGGAAAATCATCACTCCTTCTAAGGCTAAAAGAACAGCTGGAAAATGAAGGAATAAAAGTTATTTTACTTGATCTGTTTCCTGTTGTAGATGAGAAAGATTTTATAAACCGGTACTTTGATGAAACTATAAAAACACTGCTCTCCAGAAAAGAGAAGGTTATTCAGACTCTAAAGGAACTGACAAACCTTAACTTTAGTGTTAGCTCTACCCTTAAACCTGACGGCAGTGTAACCTTTTCTGTTTCTTTTTCTTCAAAAGAGAAAAAAACAGTTTTAAAAGAGATACTGGAAATTCCATTTTTATACGCTACCAAAAACAACGCAAATGTCGCAGTAATATTTGATGAATTTCAGGAAGTTGAGAATTTAGGATTAGAAAAAGAGATCAGAACAGTTATCCAGAACCACGGCAGGAATGTTTCTTATGTATTTTCAGGAAGTAAAAAGAGTGTCCTTACCCAGATTTTTTCTAATAAAAGCAGACCTTTTTATAAGTCGGTTAAAAAATTTCCATTAAAGGAAATTCCACTTGAAGAGTGGATACCGTTTATCCAGAATAAATTTGAAAAAACAGGAAAAAAGATAGATGAAGAAATAATAAAAGAGGTTTTTTGTATCTGCCGAGGATTTCCATATTATATCCAGCATATATGTTATGTTCTGTGGGAAGTTTCTAAAGAAAAAGTAAAAAAAGAAGATCTAGATTATGCAATAAATCTTGTTCTGGAAAGGGAAGAGGACTCTTTCTGGGAAGAGTGGTCAAATTTACCGCCAACTCAGAAGAAAGCTTTAAAAATAATAACCTACACAAATGGTAAAAATATTTATTCAAAAAACACTCTTTCTGAATTTGAGATCACTGCTTCACATCTTAAAAGAGCAATAGAACAACTTCAAAAAAAGGATATCATCACTAAGGAAAGAAATACTTATCAAATTATAGACCCTATTATGGAACTGTGGATTAAAAAGAATTTTTAA
- a CDS encoding HigA family addiction module antitoxin, with the protein MILVKEFKKALKTDKRIEALSVIQLEREPTHPGEILEEEFIKPLGLSQSRLARELGVSVRAINEIVNKDS; encoded by the coding sequence ATTATTTTAGTAAAAGAGTTTAAGAAAGCTTTAAAAACAGATAAAAGAATAGAGGCTCTCTCTGTTATACAGCTTGAAAGAGAACCTACACATCCGGGGGAGATTCTTGAAGAGGAATTTATAAAACCTTTAGGACTTTCGCAGTCAAGACTTGCCAGAGAACTTGGAGTTAGTGTGAGAGCTATTAATGAAATAGTAAACAAAGATTCATAG
- a CDS encoding class I tRNA ligase family protein produces MKTLKEFLEENHLTLNDNAKLLFEKLDLDMEVLKQLEEKYGKSDKMSKSKHNTVDPDEMIEKYGADTVRLYILFAAPPQNSFDWIDSGIEGAHRFLKRVWNFVVERADQLKDVSYSKEDFKNLPNEDQKLRRKLHQTIKKVNEDITREYQFNTAIAAIMELMNELTSYKGSNLKVLKEAVENLILMLSPFTPFIADQLWRTIGKEGYTIQQPFPEPDEEALVEKTKEIPVQINGKVRARITVPADADEETVKNIAFENESVKKWTEGKEIVKVIFIKGKILNIVVKG; encoded by the coding sequence ATGAAAACCCTGAAAGAGTTTCTTGAAGAGAACCATCTGACACTTAATGATAACGCGAAACTTCTTTTTGAAAAGTTAGATCTTGATATGGAAGTTTTGAAACAGCTTGAGGAAAAATACGGAAAATCTGACAAGATGTCAAAATCTAAACACAACACAGTTGATCCTGATGAGATGATAGAAAAGTACGGGGCGGATACTGTCAGGCTTTACATACTTTTTGCAGCTCCACCACAGAACAGCTTTGACTGGATAGACAGCGGTATTGAAGGGGCACACAGATTTTTAAAAAGGGTCTGGAACTTTGTTGTTGAAAGGGCAGACCAGCTAAAAGATGTCTCATACTCAAAGGAAGATTTTAAAAACCTTCCTAATGAAGACCAGAAACTGAGAAGAAAACTTCACCAGACAATAAAAAAGGTAAACGAAGACATAACAAGGGAGTACCAGTTTAATACAGCAATAGCTGCCATTATGGAGCTTATGAATGAGCTTACATCCTATAAGGGAAGTAATCTTAAAGTTTTAAAGGAAGCTGTTGAAAATCTTATACTTATGCTTTCCCCATTTACCCCTTTCATAGCAGACCAGCTGTGGAGAACTATAGGAAAAGAAGGATACACAATACAGCAGCCTTTCCCTGAACCTGATGAGGAGGCTCTTGTTGAAAAAACAAAAGAGATACCTGTCCAGATAAACGGAAAGGTGAGGGCAAGAATTACCGTCCCTGCAGATGCTGATGAGGAGACGGTCAAAAATATAGCTTTTGAGAATGAAAGTGTTAAAAAATGGACAGAAGGTAAGGAGATAGTTAAAGTTATATTTATAAAGGGTAAAATACTTAACATAGTAGTTAAAGGTTAA
- a CDS encoding universal stress protein — MSYKNILVGYDGSDPSKKALKKAVELSKIMKSDLHIVGVVRPFQFAAVDFILPEEIEAYEKEEISKEERFLKEALEIAKESGIEAKTKVLEGEPAEELMSYADANGCDLIVVGHRGAGGFKRLILGTTAGNLVKYANQSVLVVK, encoded by the coding sequence ATGAGTTATAAAAATATCCTTGTAGGTTATGATGGATCTGATCCAAGTAAGAAGGCTTTAAAAAAGGCTGTAGAACTCTCAAAAATAATGAAAAGCGATCTACATATAGTAGGTGTTGTCAGACCTTTCCAGTTTGCTGCTGTTGATTTTATACTTCCTGAAGAGATAGAGGCTTATGAGAAAGAGGAGATATCAAAAGAGGAGAGATTTTTAAAAGAGGCTCTTGAGATAGCGAAAGAATCGGGCATTGAGGCAAAAACAAAGGTTCTTGAAGGTGAGCCCGCTGAAGAGCTTATGAGTTATGCTGATGCTAACGGATGTGATCTTATAGTTGTTGGTCATAGAGGAGCAGGTGGATTTAAAAGGCTGATACTTGGAACAACAGCTGGTAATCTTGTTAAGTATGCAAACCAGTCTGTATTAGTTGTTAAGTAG